One Nocardia farcinica genomic region harbors:
- the mftR gene encoding mycofactocin system transcriptional regulator (MftR, the mycofactocin system transcriptional regulator, is an uncharacterized TetR family DNA-binding transcription factor. Its role is inferred by context. It occurs as part of the biosynthesis locus for mycofactocin, a partially characterized electron carrier derived from the terminal Val-Tyr dipeptide of the precursor peptide MftA, through a radical SAM enzyme-mediated process.): MTTTRAGRPRGTTKRDLELIAMRLFTEQGFDNTTVEHIAAAAGISGRTFFRYFPSKAEVLWHQFDAEVDALRTAFATVPDELPMMTAVRRVVVNANTYRAEDVAELRTRMHLVATVPALAATAGPHYDAWERAVSAFAARRLGEPEDALVPLAVGRTTLAAARAAFDAWLRNADADLTVYLDQALSALERGFATDR; encoded by the coding sequence GTGACGACCACCCGGGCGGGCCGCCCACGCGGCACCACCAAGCGCGACCTCGAGCTCATCGCCATGCGCTTGTTCACCGAACAGGGCTTCGACAACACGACGGTGGAACACATCGCCGCCGCCGCGGGCATCAGCGGCCGCACCTTCTTCCGCTACTTCCCCAGCAAGGCCGAGGTGCTCTGGCACCAGTTCGACGCCGAGGTCGACGCGCTGCGCACGGCCTTCGCCACGGTGCCCGACGAGCTGCCGATGATGACGGCGGTGCGCCGAGTCGTGGTGAACGCCAACACCTATCGCGCCGAGGACGTCGCCGAACTGCGCACCCGGATGCACCTGGTCGCCACCGTGCCCGCGCTCGCGGCCACCGCGGGCCCGCACTACGACGCCTGGGAGCGCGCGGTGAGCGCCTTCGCCGCGCGACGGCTCGGCGAGCCGGAGGACGCCCTGGTGCCGCTGGCGGTGGGCCGCACCACCCTCGCCGCGGCCCGCGCCGCCTTCGACGCCTGGCTGCGCAACGCCGATGCCGACCTCACCGTTTACCTGGATCAGGCCCTGTCGGCGCTCGAGCGCGGCTTCGCGACGGACAGGTGA
- the mftE gene encoding mycofactocin biosynthesis peptidyl-dipeptidase MftE codes for MMADITSPEAGAYAAAGVILAIPFGATEQHGPHLPLSTDTDIAVALCAELAARRGDVLVAPPVPYGSSGEHAGFPGTLSIGQRALELLVVELCRSATDTFARILLVSGHGGNLEPLHRAQALLRSESRDVRVYLPRWRGDAHAGRAETALQLALAPHRVRMDRAEPGDIRPLPEILPLLRAGGVRAVSGNGVLGDPTGADAEHGRALLAALGDDLFDKTRHWWPETTQERTSP; via the coding sequence ATGATGGCGGACATCACATCTCCGGAGGCGGGCGCATACGCGGCCGCCGGAGTGATCCTGGCCATCCCCTTCGGCGCCACCGAGCAACACGGCCCGCACCTGCCGCTGTCCACCGACACCGACATCGCTGTGGCGCTGTGCGCGGAATTGGCCGCCCGTCGCGGCGACGTGCTCGTCGCACCGCCGGTCCCGTACGGCTCGAGCGGCGAGCACGCCGGTTTTCCCGGCACCCTCTCGATCGGGCAGCGCGCGCTCGAACTGCTGGTGGTGGAGCTGTGCCGCTCGGCGACCGACACCTTCGCCCGGATCCTGCTGGTGAGCGGGCACGGCGGCAACCTCGAGCCGCTGCACCGGGCCCAGGCCCTGCTGCGCTCGGAGTCACGTGACGTGCGGGTGTATCTGCCGCGGTGGCGCGGCGACGCGCACGCCGGACGCGCCGAGACCGCCCTGCAATTGGCGCTGGCCCCGCACCGGGTGCGGATGGACCGCGCCGAACCGGGCGACATCCGCCCGCTGCCGGAGATCCTGCCCCTGCTGCGCGCGGGCGGGGTGCGCGCGGTGAGCGGCAACGGCGTGCTCGGCGACCCCACCGGCGCCGACGCCGAGCACGGCCGCGCATTGCTGGCCGCGCTCGGCGACGACTTGTTCGACAAGACCCGGCACTGGTGGCCGGAGACGACCCAGGAGAGGACTTCCCCATGA